The Sandaracinus amylolyticus genomic interval GACATGCCGGCGCGCGAGACGATCGACGAAATTTCCAGGCGGACAGAGCGAACGATGTTCTGCTCGCGGAGTCGTGCTGGCGCTGTCCCTAGCTGCCATTTCGCAATCACCACGAGCAATGCGGTGATCGGGGAGCCTGGTCGAAATGACTTCGAGCTCGTCGATGACGTGAGTGCAAGCGGAGAACTGCGGCTGCGACTCGCTGGGAGTCCCCCCGACTGTGCTTGCTTCAGAGCCGCTCTCTGGTGAGCCGGCGAGGGCTCTCGTGAGTTCGGAGCGCATACTGGCGCCCCGAGCCCGCCGCGGGCAGGCCGCACGCGTCCGCGCAACCCCGAGGTCCGGCACCGCGTCCCGTTCGTTCTGTGAACAGGCCGTTCGGTCACGCCCACGTGCAAGGTGGTCGTTACGCGCTTCTCTTCCGCGCGCCAGGCGCGATCGCTTACGCTTCGCCGAGATGTCCGCCGACGTCGTGGAAGCCCTCGGCAAGATCCAGCTCTTCAACGGCATCCACCCGAAGGGTCTGGAGCGCATCGCGTCGATCTGCTCGGAGGAGACCTATCGCCTCGGCGACGTCGTGTTCCGCGAGGGCGATGTCGGCGACAAGCTCTACCTGATCCTCGACGGCAAGATCCGCATCTCGCGTGAGGTCTCGGGCATGGGCGAGGAAGCGCTCGCGGTGCTCGGCGCGGGCCAGGCGTTCGGCGAGATGTCTCTCATCGACGACTTCCCGCGCAGCGCGGACGCGCGCGTGCACGAGCGCTGTCGGCTGCTCGTGCTCACCAAGGAAGCCCTCGAGGATCTGCTCTTCCTCGACAAGGATCTCGCCTACGAGATCCTCTGGAACTTCGTGCGCATCCTGAGCTCGCGGCTTCGCGAGACCAACGACAAGATGACGTTCTTGTCGGTCACCGGGAAGTTTTGACCCACGAAGGCGCGCACTGCGGCGTGCACGAGGCGCGCGATGCGCGCTTCACCTGCGAGCGCTGCGGCACCTTCGGCTGCATCGAGTGTCGGTTCGGCGGCGAGCCTCCCGAGAACGCGCCGCCGCGTCTCGCGATTTGCGTCGCGTGCGCGAAGGACGGATTCGCCGAGCCGATCCCGTGGGAGCGCCGCAAGGAGCTCGGCATTCGTCTCGCGTTCATCGAGACGACGAAGCTCGCGACGCGAGAGCCGACCCGCTTCTTCCGCACGCCGGCGATCGAGAAGGGCCCGACCGGCGCGCTCTTCTACGGCCTCGGCGCGTACGCGCTCGGACAGATCACGCTGCTGCTCTCGATGGGTCTTCTCATGGCGGCGGGCGGCGCGGTCGCGGGCATCGCGACCGAAGAGCCGATGGTCGCGGGCGTCCTCGGCGCGTACGGCTGCGCGATCGCGGGGTTCAGCCCGTTCTTCGTCGCGCAGGGCATCGCGCAGACGCTGCTCGCGGTGATCATCGCGGCGGGCGCGTCACACGCCACGCTCGTCGTGATGAAGCGCGCGAAGGGCAAGTTCGAGAGCACGCTGCGCGCGGTCGGATACAGCTATGCGCCCTACGTATGGCTCGCGCTGCCGGCATGCGGCGGGCTCATCGCGTACGTGTGGATGCTCGCGATCGAATTCCGCGCGATCCGCGAGACGCATCAGTGTGGCAGTGACGCCGCGGCGCTCGCGGTGTTCGGCTATCGCGTACTCCTCCTGCTGCTCTTCATCGGCCTCTACGTCGCGATCGGCGTGCTGATGTTCCTCTACATGCCGGGCCCGCGCCCCGGCGTCTCGCCGTTCGATCCCGCGACCACCCCGGTCTCCGGCTCATGACGACGCCGCATGGCGAGGGCGCCCACGGTCGGCGCGATGCGCGAAGCGCGAGCCGGTCCGGCGGAACGCGAGAGAACGCGAAGCGAGCTCTCGCGTTCCGCTTTCCTCCCCACAACACCGCGGTCGTCCATCCCTCGCGCGCGGCCGAAGCCTTACCGCCAGGGCGCGGTGCGGGGGCTCGCGCGCAGATTCGCAGCGGCTCAGCAGTCTTCGCGCGCGCAGCGAATGCGAGTCATCACGAGGCGCGAAGCGCTTCGCGATGACGAGATCCGCCTCTCCGTCTCCTCAGGCGCGGCAGGTCATCCCCGCGAGGACTGCCCGAGCACGAGCCCCCGTACCGCGCCCTCACCGAAACCTCTCCCCGCGCGGTTTCGACGTCTCATGACTGCCGCCGTCACCGACTTCGACGTCATCGTCATCGGCGGCGGCGTCAACGGCACCGGCGTCGCGCGCGACTGCGCGCTGCGCGGCATGAAGGTCGCGCTGTTCGAGAAGCACGACTGGGGCTTCGGCGCGTCGGGCAACTCGTCCGGCATGATCCACGGCGGCGCGCGCTACCTGACCGACACGCCCGACGTGACGCGCCAGTCCTGCCAGGACAGCGGCTACATCCAGCGCATCGCGCCGCACCTCGTCTTCCGCATCCCGTTCCTCTTCCCGATCCCCGCGCGCGGTCTCGCATCACGCGTCGCGCTCGCCGCCGTCGACGCGTTCTTCGCGTTCTACGATCGCTACCAGCCGCTCAAGGGCGGCAAGCCCCACAACCTGCTCAGCGATCACGAAGCGCGCGCGCTCGAGCCCGGGCTCGCCGGCGATCTGCGCGGCGCGATCACCTTCGACGAGTGGGGCATCGACGGCGCGCGACTCTGCCTCGCGAACGTGCTCGACGCCGAGGCCCACGGCGCGACGTGCCGCGCCCATCACGAGGTCATCTCCCTCCTCCGCGAGGACGACCGCGTCACCGGCGTGATCGCGCGCGATCGCGAGACCGGCGCGCGCATCACCGCGACCGCGAGGCGCGTCGTGAACTCCACCGGCGCGTGGGCACCGATCACCGCATCGCTCGCGAGCGCGCCTTCCTCCGAGCGCGCGAAGGTGCGCCCCGGCAAGGGAATCCACGTCGTCTTCGATCGCCGCATCGGCAACTACGCGATCGTGTGCAAGGCGATCGACGGCCGTCAGATCTTCTCGATGCCGTGGCAGAACCTCAGCTGGCTCGGCACCACCGACGACGACTACTACGGCGATCTCGATCACGTGCGCGCGGCCACCGACGAGGTCCGCTATCTGGTCGAAGGTGTCGCGCGCGTGGTGCCCAGCGTCGCGAGCGCGCGCGTGATCGGCACCACCGCGGGCGTGCGCCCCACGCTCTACGAGTACGGCCCGAGCGAGGACGATCTCTCGCGTGAGCACGCGATCGTCGATCACACCGAGGACGGCGCGTCCGGCCTCTACTCGATGATCGGCGGCAAGCTCGCGAGCTATCGCATCTTCGCCGAGGAGATGACCGATCGGCTCGCCCGCGATCTCGACGTGCGCGCGCCCGGGCGCACCCACGAGCTCCCGCTTCCCGGCGGCGAAGCGCCCGTCGACGCGCACGCCCTCGCGGAGTCGCTGAAGCTGCCCGAGCCCGCGGCGCGTCGCCTCGCGTACCGACACGGCGCGCGCGTCACCGCGATCGCTGCGCGGCTCACCCGCGATCGCGACGAGCGCGCGGTGGTGTGCCTGTGCGAGCCGGTGATCGAGGCCGAGGTGCGTCACGCGGTGCTCGTCGAAGGTGCGCGCGACGTGTCCGACGTGGCGCGCCGCACGCGTCTCGGTCTCGGCAGCTGCGGCGGCATGCGCTGCGCGCATCGCTGCGCGCAGATCGTCGCGCAGGAGCGCGCGCTGCCGCCGCGCACCGCGCATCGCATGGCCGCCGAGTTCTTGATCGATCGTTACAGAACGCGCGTCG includes:
- a CDS encoding Crp/Fnr family transcriptional regulator; its protein translation is MSADVVEALGKIQLFNGIHPKGLERIASICSEETYRLGDVVFREGDVGDKLYLILDGKIRISREVSGMGEEALAVLGAGQAFGEMSLIDDFPRSADARVHERCRLLVLTKEALEDLLFLDKDLAYEILWNFVRILSSRLRETNDKMTFLSVTGKF
- a CDS encoding glycerol-3-phosphate dehydrogenase/oxidase translates to MTAAVTDFDVIVIGGGVNGTGVARDCALRGMKVALFEKHDWGFGASGNSSGMIHGGARYLTDTPDVTRQSCQDSGYIQRIAPHLVFRIPFLFPIPARGLASRVALAAVDAFFAFYDRYQPLKGGKPHNLLSDHEARALEPGLAGDLRGAITFDEWGIDGARLCLANVLDAEAHGATCRAHHEVISLLREDDRVTGVIARDRETGARITATARRVVNSTGAWAPITASLASAPSSERAKVRPGKGIHVVFDRRIGNYAIVCKAIDGRQIFSMPWQNLSWLGTTDDDYYGDLDHVRAATDEVRYLVEGVARVVPSVASARVIGTTAGVRPTLYEYGPSEDDLSREHAIVDHTEDGASGLYSMIGGKLASYRIFAEEMTDRLARDLDVRAPGRTHELPLPGGEAPVDAHALAESLKLPEPAARRLAYRHGARVTAIAARLTRDRDERAVVCLCEPVIEAEVRHAVLVEGARDVSDVARRTRLGLGSCGGMRCAHRCAQIVAQERALPPRTAHRMAAEFLIDRYRTRVVALDGAQVRQEELAIARHVAAGMSPELLLEEVRATRGEDET
- a CDS encoding B-box zinc finger protein, which produces MTHEGAHCGVHEARDARFTCERCGTFGCIECRFGGEPPENAPPRLAICVACAKDGFAEPIPWERRKELGIRLAFIETTKLATREPTRFFRTPAIEKGPTGALFYGLGAYALGQITLLLSMGLLMAAGGAVAGIATEEPMVAGVLGAYGCAIAGFSPFFVAQGIAQTLLAVIIAAGASHATLVVMKRAKGKFESTLRAVGYSYAPYVWLALPACGGLIAYVWMLAIEFRAIRETHQCGSDAAALAVFGYRVLLLLLFIGLYVAIGVLMFLYMPGPRPGVSPFDPATTPVSGS